In [Phormidium] sp. ETS-05, the genomic window ACGGGAGGGCGCTCAAGCTGCTCAAAGGCTATTATCTAGTGTGACAGTATTGAGTTTGGCGGTGCTAGGCATTATGACCATCGCGATGCTTGCTAGTGCGCCGTGGTATCTTCCCTTAATAGGGAAGGGATTTGAACCAGAAAAGTTAGATATAGCTTTTCATCTGCTTTGGATAACTGCACCTGTAGTCATTATTAGGGGAATTGGAGTAATTTGGGGTGGGGTGGTGAATGCAGGGGAGAGATTTGCATTAGTTGCCTTAGCTCCAATCCTAACGCCTGTGATGACTGTGATTCTCATAATGGCAAAATACCTTGGAATCTACTCCTTGGCAGTGGGTTGGGTATGTGGTATGCTTTGCCAGTTTTTGGTAGTAGGAGCCACATTAAAAATACAAGGAAGCGCATTATGCCCCAGATGGTATGGATTGGATACTCACCAGCGTCAAGTAATGAGGGAATTTACTTCAGCTATGGCAGGAGCAGTTTTGATGAGTAGTAATACCATAATCGATCAAGGAATGGCTGCTATGCTGTCTCCAGGCAGTGTAGCATCATTAAATTATGGCAATAAAGTAATTGCTTTTCCGATTGGATTGCTTACTACAGCATTAAGCACAGCAATTATTCCCTATTTTTCTAAAATGGTTAGTTCTGAAGATTGGTCAGCAATTCTTCATACTTTTTGGAGGTATATGGGAATAATTTTTATGGTTAGTTTGCCATTTACCATAATTTTGTGTACATTTACAGAACCAATAATTCAATTTGTTTTTCAGAGAGGAGCATTTACATCTGAAGATACGCAGGTAGTAGCTAAAATTCAATTTTGTTATGCTGTGCAAATTCCAAGCTATATAGGGGTAATTCTAGTAGTAAGATTAATTTCGGCATTTTATTCCAATCAAATATTACTCTGGGCTGCTCTGATAAGTGCAGGCAGCAACATCATCTTAAACTACATACTGATAAAATTTATGGGGGTTTCGGGGATTGCTCTGTCCACCAGTATTGTAAGTTGGATTTCATTTGGGTTTTTACTATATTCATTATTTAACCTGATTAAAAGAAAAACTGGCAAAAATTTGATAGTATAAATTTATGTTTGCTAAGTAAAAGTGAGATATAAAATGGAAAAAGATAAAATTTGGGAATATTTTCAAACGGAGTCTTCTGATATATTTATTAAGTCAAAAGCCAGATACAAGTTTTTAGCTGACCAAATCAAGCAGATATCTCAAACAACTGCTAAAGTTTTAAATGTTGGTGTAGGAAATGGCTTATTTGAAAACATCGTCATAAACTATGGAATGGATGTTTATTCTTTAGATCCCAGTGAAAGGGCAATAGAATCATTGAATGAAAATAGAGGAATGAATGGCAAAGCTAAAGCTGGTTATTTACAGGATATCCCATTTGAAAACAGATATTTTGATTTTGTGGTAGTTTCAGAGGTGTTGGAGCATTTAGCTGATGATGCGCTGAGTTCTTCCTTGATTGAAATCGACAGAGTGTTAGTTTCAGGGGGATATTTGCTAGGAACAGTACCAGCAAGAGAAAACCTAAACGATCAACTGGTGGTTTGTCCAGATTGTGGTCACAAGTTCCATCGCTGGGGTCATGTTCAAAGTTTTGATAAAAATCGACTTACTGATTTGCTGAGTCAAAAATTTCAAATTGAAAAAATATCAGAAAAAATATTTGTAACTTGGCATACATTAAACTGGAAAGGAAAAGTGGTAGCGGCGCTCAAACTTACTCTCCATCAATTAGGAAATCGAGGAGCGGGAAATTCTTTTTATTTTTTAGCCAAAAAAATATGAGTTTTATAAGTAATACATATAATTTTATTTACCAAATAATATGTGGC contains:
- the murJ gene encoding murein biosynthesis integral membrane protein MurJ, coding for MLPSKIVTYWNSFTNKSTNRKIFGAAVTVGLMTVLVQLAGAGKELVVAWRFGTGDDLDAFLIAVMVPSLLVNIVGVLFQVALIPTYIKVREREGAQAAQRLLSSVTVLSLAVLGIMTIAMLASAPWYLPLIGKGFEPEKLDIAFHLLWITAPVVIIRGIGVIWGGVVNAGERFALVALAPILTPVMTVILIMAKYLGIYSLAVGWVCGMLCQFLVVGATLKIQGSALCPRWYGLDTHQRQVMREFTSAMAGAVLMSSNTIIDQGMAAMLSPGSVASLNYGNKVIAFPIGLLTTALSTAIIPYFSKMVSSEDWSAILHTFWRYMGIIFMVSLPFTIILCTFTEPIIQFVFQRGAFTSEDTQVVAKIQFCYAVQIPSYIGVILVVRLISAFYSNQILLWAALISAGSNIILNYILIKFMGVSGIALSTSIVSWISFGFLLYSLFNLIKRKTGKNLIV
- a CDS encoding bifunctional 2-polyprenyl-6-hydroxyphenol methylase/3-demethylubiquinol 3-O-methyltransferase UbiG, with the translated sequence MEKDKIWEYFQTESSDIFIKSKARYKFLADQIKQISQTTAKVLNVGVGNGLFENIVINYGMDVYSLDPSERAIESLNENRGMNGKAKAGYLQDIPFENRYFDFVVVSEVLEHLADDALSSSLIEIDRVLVSGGYLLGTVPARENLNDQLVVCPDCGHKFHRWGHVQSFDKNRLTDLLSQKFQIEKISEKIFVTWHTLNWKGKVVAALKLTLHQLGNRGAGNSFYFLAKKI